Proteins found in one Misgurnus anguillicaudatus chromosome 3, ASM2758022v2, whole genome shotgun sequence genomic segment:
- the asb5b gene encoding ankyrin repeat and SOCS box protein 5b isoform X4 codes for MAYRYQWLDRPWGDGDMGSWADRSPLHEAACQGRLLALKTLLSQGYNPNIITIDHVTPLHEACLGDHVACARALIEAGANVNATTIDGVTPLFNACSAGSVTCTEVLLEHEAKPQSEVCQPSPIHEASSKGRAACVESLIAWGADVDYDIPHLGTPLYIACISQELQCTQKLLDGGANVQKGRFLDTPLHAAAQKDCPEIIKVLLEFGANINARNVELQRPVETAPPGSMAEGMLLLYEATPRSLCQLCRLSIRNYMGRSRLHLIPHLKLPNLLKSFLQYR; via the exons GTTCATGGGCAGATCGATCTCCGCTGCATGAAGCTGCGTGTCAGGGTCGACTGTTGGCACTTAAGACCCTTCTTTCA CAGGGTTACAATCCAAATATCATCACTATTGATCATGTGACTCCACTGCATGAAGCCTGTCTCGGAGATCATGTAGCGTGTGCCAGGGCTCTCATAGAGGCAGGTGCCAAT GTGAATGCCACCACCATCGATGGTGTGACCCCGCTGTTCAACGCCTGCTCGGCAGGAAGTGTCACTTGCACAGAAGTGCTGTTGGAACACGAAGCAAAACCACAGTCAGAAGTGTGCCAACCTTCACCCATTCATGAGGCCTCTAGCAAAG GCAGGGCAGCATGCGTGGAGTCTCTTATCGCATGGGGAGCGGATGTAGATTATGACATTCCCCATCTAGGAACACCGCTCTACATTGCCTGCATTTCCCAGGAACTCCAATGTACACAGAAACTTCTGGATGGAG GTGCCAATGTTCAGAAAGGCCGTTTTTTGGACACACCGCTTCATGCAGCAGCACAGAAGGACTGTCCAGAAATCATCAAAGTGCTACTAGAGTTTGGCGCTAACATCAACGCTCGTAACGTAGAGCTACAGAGGCCGGTGGAGACGGCGCCACCTGGCAGCATGGCAGAGGGCATGCTTCTGCTTTATGAAG CCACACCGAGGTCTTTGTGTCAGCTTTGTAGGCTGAGTATCCGGAATTACATGGGCCGATCCCGACTGCATCTGATCCCTCACCTCAAACTGCCTAATCTTCTCAAAAGTTTCCTTCAGTATAGATAG